One Clarias gariepinus isolate MV-2021 ecotype Netherlands chromosome 5, CGAR_prim_01v2, whole genome shotgun sequence genomic region harbors:
- the LOC128523748 gene encoding matrix-remodeling-associated protein 5-like: MKLLERRGRMGDVSLCVLSMLALLVMYPDAAAACPRPCACYVPTEVHCTFRSLALVPSGVPRSVQRMNLGFNSISRLDKDSLAELRKLELLMMHGNNIQQIPDGVFRDLMSLQVLKISYNKVKVIMGYTLSGLTHLVRLYLDNNHIEFIHPDAFRGMTSLRLLQLEGNRLQKLHPSSFSTFSLLNHFPVSTIKHLYLADNYLTTLPREVLRNMPHLENLFLYGNPWTCDCRLDWLQDWIARHSDVMKCRKDKAHAKDQPCPACASPRHLKGKQISELKHFQCMGPVISSTPVKDVLHEEHLSELLSLDYFKPPFGNITLNLSDEHGNTVDLTCRVLKQRESAEITWNYTESLQISANMTLSFDLECPMDREKYTSLWRLLAYYSEVALHLRREIMLSKEPEVSYRYKQDIERDAYYYTGVRAHVLSHPSWLMQSYVNIQLNRPYSTSKTVKLIFTTQTSSTTDADQARWQKRSWVMIKHNNATQTMFSSVVGSKVEMDCSVVSSGGPSIQWMLPDGSKVKASSSSPNNRLSVSSLGKLLIKAVDHSDSGVYYCIAEVLGDVDILSFRLSVLESSRAPTDQEVKIAFEKLVGEPVYLPCNSVASPDADVNWIFPDGSVMNAKANSSRGFVFSNGTLFIPHCRPDDNGHYKCVALNQHGEDTLSAKLTVMRRQRTQPLRRYPMGPLSASGVSTKVRAIFEDMEESSGDDTGQRRIPPDRGFTNQRRGPQSRSQGYPVRNFPGHRKPINNGLIGQRREGALVNRRKINKSKNQIDPQRWADFLAKIREKTVFNATTPSSHPSIAGQTVQTVGQDSHSTIEGSSPDDLSSLKEELNTIITFQTQGQPVTAPSHTENQLHQIKPTGSGSKTANVTQGDVKTTAAPYLTTEVNILEGNHVNALTTSTSHRQERQRNQLENNPAAPNSVLKNELGISIKSADVKESYTKSEKDNAQKMLSTSSPTSKVVSANVIKQRPLSGTHSRAPWNSRRRFGSRGRINRLRSRPFLPLITNRPQLFTARTTTEIHIPSITTAVTATLTAGTSISSTATSITSSQYLKSLTDNSRNGNDQTDVSPLADKISHPAQDLETSESSTIRMTEATLPQYGSHHAVHTTPPAVTVTTSQRRANKHTSEETSENVQILTTEMEINSYTASTSQPEPGYQTLVATQGGITTQLPALTTSQKSVNDSNATDVTPYVSESHTVESLSKMQILNYTHKSVTFLTAPVKPLPPPDSLQYKDTSQAEGLLQESLSDFLTNQSQAEFLTTTLHTVPDEYDSVYPITTPGPAVGDEEELLGNISKTSGIISTTASPTTLPSTKAKIHTLKKPLTTISTTTTMTPPVTTTESSFNTPIITTTFAQTTSLKHRIPFYSRNPPTNHIPNQDQRRTLNYKYPNQKLPFITHQTPSGTHSSVQIRTDLVSSTRSSASPKSFTPLPQATTTTTPRPTTKPLRRMETGVLSTNRHLGENVPLSETPHVPVLRARPRITTANLTTVTVNAETDVQFPCYSLGDPKPFITWTKISTGAVISVNTRIQRFEVQPSGTLVIRNVQLQDRGQYACTARTQDGIDRIVVTLMVLVQMPIILHPWQQDMTVYLGDQVNLDCQGHGLPHPQISWALPNKTVVRTVSTREQRVMLFSNGTLHLKLTSYPDSGIYKCIASNVAGAATISVRLHVTALPPIIQQQRRENHTISEGQTAYIHCSAKGAPYPMIRWITFTGVQIRPSQFINGNLFVFPNGTLYIRNPTEKDSGTYECVAVNAVGVAKRSVSVLVMKASSIAKITFASPQRTDVSYGGHVRLDCRASGSPEPKIIWKTPSKKLIDAHFSFDQRMKVFSNGTLTIRSVTDKDHGDYLCLARNKMGDDSALLKVTVMMKAATIEKKQFNNHKVLYGGDLKVDCIASGLPNPEIKWSLPDGTMVNSFMQADDNRVRMRRYVVFGNGTLYFNDVGMREEGDYTCYAENQIGKDEMKIHIRVVAAAPTIHDKTFEVIRVSHGETALLTCRAKAQPSPTIAWLSPSNHIVGLPGSNKYQLTTDGTLQIHKLQRLDSGNYTCLAKNTAGTDHKVVSVEVLTSAPIINGIKSPMTMAEETAEKDQRVLLDCKAEGTPYPQVMWIMPKNVVLPAPYYGSRIMVHRNGTLDIRNVRPSDSAQLLCIARNEAGEARLQVQLHITERVEKPNLKSSATETVQFTSGVSVILNCSMEGNPRPEITWSLPNGTTLLSGTRIFRFNHLPDGTLIIRDPSVSEAGMYKCVGRNSAGSVERTVTLGTNQKPTISSKYSSLVSIINGENLRLDCLSSGNPTPKLTWTLPRGEILTRPQRTGRYIIFDNGTLTVQQASVYDRGTYLCNSVNKHGTSSMSVAVIVIAYPPRITTGPSAVTYGRPGVAIKLDCFSIGIPKPEVLWEFPDKTQLKSGPHPRLYGNRYIHPQGTLVIQNPSSRDSGFYKCTAKNVVGNDSKATYVYVF; this comes from the exons ATGAAGCTGCTGGAAAGACGAGGGAGGATGGGAGACGTGAGCCTGTGTGTGTTGTCGATGCTGGCGTTACTCGTCATGTACCCGGACGCTGCCGCGGCCTGTCCTCGTCCTTGCGCCTGTTACGTCCCCACTGAAGTACACTGCACCTTCCGCTCCCTCGCCCTCGTCCCCTCGGGAGTGCCGAGATCAGTTCAGCGCATGAATCTCGG CTTTAACAGCATCTCTCGACTAGACAAGGACTCTTTAGCTGAACTGAGGAAGCTGGAGCTTCTGATGATGCACGGAAACAACATCCAGCAGATCCCCGATGGTGTTTTTCGAGACTTGATGTCCTTGCAG GTCCTGAAAATAAGCTACAATAAAGTCAAAGTGATCATGGGTTACACTCTGTCTGGTCTTACACACCTTGTAAGACTTTacctggacaacaaccacatCGAGTTCATCCATCCAGACGCCTTCAGAGGCATGACGTCGCTACGTCTGCTCCAACTCGAAGGCAACCGTCTGCAGAAGCTCCATCCGTCTTCCTTCAGCACATTTTCGTTGCTAAATCACTTCCCCGTTTCCACAATAAAACACCTCTACTTGGCGGATAATTACCTGACGACCCTGCCCAGAGAAGTGCTGAGGAACATGCCACATCTGGAGAACCTTTTCCTGTACGGGAACCCCTGGACCTGTGACTGTAGGCTGGACTGGCTCCAGGACTGGATCGCACGCCATTCag ATGTGATGAAATGCAGGAAGGACAAAGCGCATGCCAAGGATCAGCCGTGTCCAGCGTGTGCCTCACCACGTCATCTGAAAGGAAAACAAATCTCTGAACTTAAGCATTTCCAATGCATGGGACCAGTCATTAGCAGCACTCCAGTGAAGGACGTTTTACACGAGGAACACCTCAGTGAGCTCCTTTCTCTGGATTATTTTAAACCACCTTTTGGAAACATCACGCTGAACCTGTCAGATGAACACGGAAACACGGTGGACTTGACCTGCCGAGTGTTAAAGCAGAGGGAGTCTGCAGAAATCACATGGAACTACACAGAGTCTTTGCAGATCAGTGCTAACATGACCCTGTCTTTCGACCTCGAATGCCCGATGGACAGGGAGAAGTACACGAGTTTATGGCGACTGCTTGCGTATTATAGCGAGGTTGCTCTGCACCTCCGCAGGGAGATCATGTTAAGCAAAGAGCCGGAGGTGAGCTACAGATACAAACAGGACATCGAAAGGGATGCGTACTATTACACCGGAGTCCGAGCTCATGTCCTGTCTCATCCGTCTTGGCTCATGCAATCGTATGTGAATATTCAGCTCAACAGGCCCTATTCCACATCCAAGACTGTAAAGCTCATTTTTACAACTCAGACGTCTTCCACCACAGACGCTGACCAGGCAAGATGGCAAAAGAGATCCTGGGTTATGATCAAACACAACAACGCAACCCAGACAATGTTTAGCTCAGTCGTGGGCAGTAAAGTCGAAATGGACTGCAGTGTGGTGAGCTCTGGCGGTCCGAGCATTCAGTGGATGCTGCCTGATGGCTCTAAGGTTAAGGCATCTTCCAGCAGCCCAAATAACAGGCTGTCTGTGTCCAGTTTGGGAAAACTGCTTATCAAAGCCGTGGATCATTCAGACTCGggtgtgtattactgtatcgCCGAAGTTCTGGGAGATGTAGATATTCTTTCTTTTCGTTTATCGGTTTTAGAATCCTCCAGGGCCCCCACAGACCAGGAGGTCAAGATTGCTTTTGAGAAATTGGTCGGGGAACCAGTTTATTTGCCTTGCAATTCCGTCGCATCACCAGATGCCGATGTGAACTGGATCTTTCCAGATGGTAGTGTGATGAACGCCAAAGCAAACTCATCTCGAGGTTTCGTCTTCTCCAATGGAACACTCTTTATTCCTCACTGCAGACCTGACGATAATGGACATTACAAATGTGTGGCTCTGAATCAACATGGAGAGGACACTCTTTCTGCAAAGCTCACCGTTATGAGACGGCAAAGAACACAACCTCTCAGACGGTATCCCATGGGGCCCCTGTCTGCCTCAGGGGTGTCTACAAAGGTAAGAGCAATTTTTGAGGATATGGAGGAGTCATCTGGTGACGACACAGGACAGAGGAGGATTCCACCAGATAGAGGTTTTACAAACCAAAGAAGGGGACCGCAGTCAAGGTCACAAGGCTATCCAGTAAGGAACTTTCCAGGCCACAGGAAGCCGATCAATAATGGTTTGATAGGTCAGCGAAGGGAAGGTGCTCTTGTAAACAGAAGGAAAATCAACAAATCTAAGAACCAAATAGACCCACAGAGATGGGCTGACTTTTTAGCCAAAATTCGTGAGAAAACTGTTTTCAATGCCACAACACCTAGCTCTCACCCAAGCATTGCAGGACAAACGGTTCAGACTGTAGGTCAAGATTCTCACAGTACCATAGAGGGATCTTCTCCGGATGATTTAAGCTCACTGAAAGAAGAGCTAAACACCATTATCACATTTCAGACTCAAGGCCAACCAGTCACAGCTCCTTCACACACTGAAAACCAATTGCATCAAATAAAACCTACTGGATCAGGCAGTAAGACAGCAAATGTGACACAGGGAGATGTGAAAACCACAGCTGCACCTTATTTAACCACTGAGGTAAATATTCTGGAGGGAAACCATGTAAATGCCTTAACCACCAGCACGTCACACAGacaagaaagacaaagaaaccAATTGGAAAATAACCCAGCTGCTCCCAATTCCGTGTTAAAGAACGAGCTTGGCATCTCCATTAAGTCTGCTGATGTTAAGGAATCCTAcacaaagagtgaaaaagacAATGCACAAAAGATGCTTAGCACGTCATCGCCAACAAGCAAAGTCGTTTCAGCTAATGTTATAAAACAAAGACCTTTATCCGGTACACATTCCAGGGCCCCTTGGAACTCAAGGAGGCGATTTGGAAGCAGAGGACGAATAAACCGGTTAAGATCAAGACCATTCTTGCCTTTAATCACAAACAGACCACAGTTATTTACAGCACGTACGACTACTGAAATACACATCCCATCGATCACTACAGCTGTGACTGCCACACTAACAGCCGGCACATCAATTTCTTCCACTGCTACATCTATCACTTCTTCTCAGTACCTGAAATCCTTAACAGACAACAGTCGTAACGGCAACGATCAAACAGATGTCTCGCCGTTAGCCGACAAAATCAGTCATCCTGCTCAAGACTTGGAGACGAGTGAGTCTTCCACCATTCGGATGACTGAAGCAACTCTCCCACAATATGGTTCACACCATGccgtacacactacaccaccagCAGTGACAGTGACCACATCCCAGAGGAGAGCTAATAAACATACCTCCGAAGAGACCTCGGAGAATGTGCAGATACTCACTACAGAGATGGAGATTAATTCCTATACTGCCTCTACATCTCAGCCAGAGCCAGGTTATCAAACCCTTGTAGCCACTCAAGGAGGAATTACAACACAACTTCCGGCGCTAACAACGTCTCAGAAGTCTGTCAATGACAGTAACGCAACAGACGTCACCCCTTACGTATCTGAATCACACACAGTGGAAAGTCTCAGTAAAATGCAAATACTCAATTATACGCATAAATCTGTCACTTTTTTAACTGCCCCAGTCAAACCACTTCCACCTCCAGATAGCCTTCAATATAAAGACACTTCTCAGGCAGAAGGTTTACTACAGGAATCGTTGTCTGATTTTTTAACAAACCAAAGTCAAGCTGAGTTTCTAACCACAACACTTCATACTGTTCCGGATGAATACGATTCTGTTTATCCCATCACGACTCCAGGCCCAGCGGTGGGAGATGAAGAGGAGCTGTTGGGTAACATAAGCAAAACTTCTGGTATCATTTCAACAACCGCCTCTCCAACAACACTGCCAAGCACTAAAGCCAAGATTCATACCTTAAAAAAACCTCTCACAACaatatcaacaacaacaaccatgaCACCCCCAGTAACAACCACAGAGTCTAGCTTTAATACTCCAATCATAACTACTACTTTTGCACAAACAACCTCTTTGAAACACAGAATTCCATTTTATTCAAGAAACCCTCCAACTAACCACATTCCTAATCAGGATCAAAGAAGAACCCTTAATTATAAATACCCCAACCAAAAACTTCCATTTATTACTCATCAAACCCCATCTGGTACACATTCATCTGTGCAGATCCGCACAGACTTAGTCAGTTCGACCAGATCAAGTGCGTCACCGAAATCTTTTACACCCCTTCCTCAAGCAACTACTACAACAACCCCAAGACCAACCACAAAGCCGCTCAGAAGGATGGAGACAGGTGTTCTATCCACAAACCGACACCTTGGCGAGAACGTCCCTCTTTCTGAGACACCACATGTTCCTGTACTGAGAGCGAGGCCCAGAATCACCACTGCTAATCTTACCACTGTCACCGTGAACGCTGAAACAGATGTGCAGTTTCCGTGCTATTCCCTGGGGGATCCTAAGCCTTTTATTACCTGGACCAAAATCTCCACAg gaGCAGTTATATCGGTAAATACAAGAATACAGCGATTTGAGGTCCAACCCAGTGGAACCTTGGTAATCCGCAACGTTCAGCTCCAGGATCGAGGACAGTATGCCTGCACCGCCCGGACTCAGGATGGTATTGATAGGATTGTGGTCACCTTAATGGTTCTGGTCCAAATGCCAATAATCCTGCATCCCTGGCAGCAAGACATGACCGTGTACTTGGGAGACCAGGTCAACCTTGACTGTCAAGGCCATGGTTTACCACACCCTCAGATAAGCTGGGCTCTGCCAAACAAGACAGTGGTGCGAACGGTCAGCACTAGGGAGCAGAGGGTAATGCTGTTTAGCAACGGGACACTTCATTTGAAGCTCACTAGCTATCCAGACAGTGGGATCTATAAGTGCATTGCCAGTAACGTGGCAGGAGCGGCAACCATATCAGTTCGCCTTCACGTTACAGCGCTTCCACCCATAATTCAGCAACAGCGACGAGAAAACCATACCATTTCCGAGGGTCAGACCGCATACATCCACTGCAGCGCTAAAGGAGCCCCGTATCCAATGATCCGCTGGATCACCTTTACTGGTGTCCAAATACGACCTTCCCAGTTCATCAATGGAAATCTGTTTGTCTTTCCCAATGGGACGCTATACATCCGCAACCCGACGGAAAAAGACTCTGGAACCTATGAGTGTGTTGCTGTGAATGCCGTGGGTGTAGCCAAGAGAAGCGTGAGTGTCCTGGTGATGAAAGCGTCCTCTATTGCCAAAATTACCTTCGCCTCACCGCAAAGAACTGACGTCAGTTATGGTGGCCACGTGAGGTTAGACTGCAGAGCTTCGGGAAGCCCTGAACCAAAAATCATCTGGAAAACTCCGTCCAAAAAACTCATCGATGCACATTTCAG CTTTGATCAAAGAATGAAGGTGTTCAGCAACGGCACTCTCACTATTAGATCAGTAACAGACAAAGACCATGGAGATTACCTCTGTTTGGCCAGAAATAAAATGGGAGATGATTCTGCTCTCCTGAAAGTGACTGTCATGATGAAAGCAGCCACTATTGAGAAGAAACAGTTTAATAACCACAAGGTTCTTTATGGAGGAGATCTGAAAGTGGACTGCATTGCATCGGGCCTCCCGAACCCTGAGATCAAATGGAGTCTTCCAGATGGCACCATGGTTAATAGCTTCATGCAGGCGGATGACAACAGAGTGCGCATGAGGAGGTACGTTGTGTTTGGCAACGGTACTCTGTATTTCAATGATGTGGGGATGAGGGAGGAGGGAGACTACACATGCTATGCCGAGAATCAGATTGGAAAGGATGAAATGAAGATTCACATCAGAGTAGTGGCAGCCGCACCAACTATACACGACAAAACTTTTGAGGTGATCAGAGTCTCACATGGAGAAACAGCATTGCTTACATGCAGGGCAAAAGCACAGCCTTCACCAACTATAGCATGGCTTTCTCCAAGCAACCACATTGTAGGCCTGCCAGGATCAAACAAATACCAGCTTACAACTGACGGGACACTGCAAATCCATAAACTACAACGATTGGACAGCGGAAACTACACTTGCTTGGCCAAAAATACAGCAGGTACAGACCACAAGGTGGTTAGTGTTGAGGTTCTGACTTCAGCGCCCATCATTAATGGAATAAAGAGTCCCATGACCATGGCTGAGGAGACCGCTGAGAAGGACCAGCGGGTTCTCCTGGACTGCAAAGCTGAAGGCACACCCTATCCCCAAGTCATGTGGATAATGCCGAAGAACGTTGTGCTTCCAGCTCCTTACTATGGCAGCAGGATTATGGTTCATCGCAACGGTACACTTGATATCCGCAACGTACGTCCGAGTGACTCTGCACAGCTGCTCTGCATAGCTCGCAATGAGGCAGGCGAGGCCAGACTGCAGGTACAGCTCCACATTACAGAGCGTGTTGAGAAACCAAATCTGAAAAGCTCAGCCACAGAGACTGTCCAGTTCACCAGCGGTGTCTCTGTGATCCTTAACTGCTCCATGGAAGGAAACCCTCGTCCTGAGATCACCTGGTCCCTTCCCAATGGAACAACCCTGCTCAGTGGAACTAGAATTTTCCGCTTCAACCATCTGCCTGACGGAACTTTGATCATTAGAGACCCTTCGGTTTCAGAGGCAGGGATGTACAAATGCGTGGGCCGTAACAGTGCAGGTTCTGTGGAACGGACAGTGACTCTAGGGACCAACCAGAAGCCTACCATCAGCAGCAAGTACAGCTCACTGGTCAGCATTATCAATGGTGAAAACCTCCGACTAGACTGTTTGTCAAGCGGCAACCCAACACCCAAGCTTACCTGGACTCTACCAAGAGGAGAAATCCTGACCAGGCCACAGAGGACAGGACGATACATCATTTTTGACAACGGTACCCTAACAGTCCAACAGGCCTCCGTATATGATCGAGGAACTTACCTGTGTAATTCTGTTAACAAACACGGCACCTCGTCCATGTCAGTCGCAGTGATTGTGATTGCTTATCCACCTCGCATCACCACTGGACCTTCAGCAGTCACTTATGGGAGACCTGGAGTGGCAATCAAGCTTGACTGTTTCTCAATTGGTATCCCAAAGCCAGAGGTACTTTGGGAGTTTCCAGATAAAACCCAGCTTAAGTCAGGCCCCCATCCGCGACTTTACGGCAATAGGTACATCCATCCACAAGGCACTCTGGTGATCCAGAACCCGTCGAGCAGGGACAGCGGTTTCTACAAGTGCACCGCCAAAAATGTGGTCGGCAACGACAGCAAAGCAACCTACGTTTATGTGTTTTGA